One stretch of Lachnospiraceae bacterium oral taxon 096 DNA includes these proteins:
- a CDS encoding YebC/PmpR family DNA-binding transcriptional regulator codes for MSGHSKFANIKHKKEKNDAAKGKIFTVIGREIAVAVKEGGSDPNNNSKLRDVIAKAKANNVPNDTIERGIKKAAGDLSAVNYEQNVYEGYGPSGVAIIVETLTDNKNRTAANVRAAFTKGGGNIGAQGCVSYMFDKRGLIVVDKEECDIDADELMMLALDAGAEDFSEEEDSYEIFTSPEDFSEVREKLEKKNIPMADAEITMIPQNYVDLSSEEDIKKMNRILDLLDADDDVQNVYHSWDE; via the coding sequence ATGTCAGGACATTCAAAATTTGCAAACATTAAGCACAAAAAAGAGAAAAATGATGCTGCAAAGGGAAAGATTTTTACTGTTATTGGTCGAGAGATTGCTGTTGCAGTAAAAGAAGGAGGATCTGATCCAAATAATAACTCAAAATTGCGTGATGTGATTGCCAAGGCAAAGGCAAATAATGTGCCAAATGACACAATTGAGAGAGGAATCAAAAAGGCAGCAGGAGATTTGAGTGCTGTAAATTATGAGCAGAATGTCTATGAGGGGTATGGACCAAGTGGTGTGGCCATTATTGTGGAGACATTGACCGATAATAAGAATAGAACAGCTGCCAATGTGCGTGCAGCATTTACAAAGGGTGGCGGAAATATTGGTGCACAGGGCTGTGTATCATATATGTTTGACAAGAGAGGTCTCATTGTGGTTGACAAGGAAGAATGTGACATAGATGCCGATGAATTGATGATGCTTGCACTTGATGCTGGTGCAGAGGACTTTTCAGAAGAAGAAGACAGCTATGAGATTTTTACAAGTCCAGAAGATTTCTCTGAGGTTCGAGAGAAGTTGGAGAAAAAGAATATTCCAATGGCCGATGCAGAAATCACAATGATTCCACAAAATTATGTGGATTTATCTTCGGAAGAGGATATCAAAAAGATGAATCGCATTTTGGATCTTTTGGATGCCGATGATGATGTACAAAATGTATATCACAGTTGGGATGAGTAA
- a CDS encoding HlyC/CorC family transporter — translation MLIFILLIFVFMDAVLFAFGSAIQSINVTEFEKEMEGGDVKAGRVLRIYNRPEKFVNTIQTLEMAFAIAIGCVIIRNFSKIWMAVLVAIISAMAMVSIGMVVPKRLAIKNPQKTAKKYIGLVRIVMGVFTPFTLIIRVISFVILRIFGIDPNKKEENVTEEDIMSMVNEGHEQGILEHSEAEMITNIFELNDKHAEDIMTHRNSLVCIDGDWTLEEAVDFILKEGNNSRFPVYEGDIDGIIGILNMKDALIFSNKGIYQEKKIKEIDGLLREANFIPEVKKLDALFKEMQSDKIHMEIVVDEYGQTAGIVTMEDILEEIVGNIMDEYDIDEEMITEIGDGSYIMKGMTHLEDVQETLHIEFTEEDYDNFDTLNGLIIAKIGHIPEDGEKFSLVMYGYEFTAIKVENKIIRSIKVTLHKDKEEDSTEDVKNS, via the coding sequence ATGTTAATTTTTATATTGTTGATTTTTGTGTTTATGGACGCAGTGCTATTTGCATTTGGATCAGCAATACAAAGTATCAATGTGACAGAGTTTGAAAAAGAGATGGAGGGTGGTGATGTCAAGGCAGGGCGAGTGCTTCGCATTTATAATCGTCCAGAGAAATTTGTCAATACCATACAAACATTAGAAATGGCCTTTGCTATTGCAATAGGCTGTGTGATTATTCGAAATTTTTCAAAGATTTGGATGGCTGTGTTGGTTGCCATCATTTCGGCCATGGCGATGGTGAGTATAGGAATGGTAGTTCCAAAGCGATTGGCGATTAAAAATCCTCAAAAGACTGCAAAAAAGTATATTGGACTTGTGCGCATTGTTATGGGAGTTTTCACTCCATTTACATTGATTATTCGTGTGATTTCTTTTGTAATCCTTCGCATTTTTGGCATTGATCCAAATAAAAAAGAGGAAAATGTGACAGAAGAAGATATTATGAGTATGGTCAATGAAGGCCATGAACAGGGCATTCTTGAGCACAGTGAGGCCGAGATGATTACCAATATCTTTGAGCTCAATGATAAGCACGCAGAAGATATTATGACACACAGAAATAGTTTGGTTTGCATTGATGGCGACTGGACTTTAGAAGAGGCTGTGGACTTTATATTGAAGGAAGGAAACAATTCCAGGTTTCCAGTCTATGAGGGTGATATTGATGGCATCATTGGTATCTTGAATATGAAGGACGCATTGATATTTTCAAATAAGGGCATCTATCAGGAGAAAAAAATCAAGGAGATTGATGGTCTTTTGCGCGAGGCAAATTTTATTCCTGAAGTAAAGAAGTTAGATGCGCTTTTTAAAGAAATGCAATCAGATAAAATCCATATGGAAATTGTTGTCGATGAGTATGGACAGACAGCAGGCATTGTAACAATGGAGGATATCTTGGAAGAAATTGTCGGAAATATTATGGATGAATATGATATTGATGAAGAGATGATTACAGAAATTGGTGATGGAAGCTATATTATGAAGGGAATGACTCATTTAGAGGATGTTCAAGAAACCTTGCATATTGAGTTTACAGAGGAAGATTATGATAACTTTGATACACTCAATGGATTGATTATTGCAAAGATTGGGCATATTCCAGAGGATGGGGAAAAGTTTTCGTTAGTAATGTATGGCTATGAATTTACTGCAATCAAGGTGGAAAATAAGATTATTCGTTCTATAAAAGTCACTTTACACAAGGACAAAGAAGAGGATTCTACAGAAGATGTTAAGAATTCTTAA
- a CDS encoding NAD(P)H-hydrate dehydratase, protein MLVYTDEVLEKIPQRKKDANKGTYGHVLVIAGSRGMSGAAYFSALSAYKVGAGLVRIFTVEENRIILQTMLPEAIITTYEPDNYVKTLKEVLSWATAIVIGPGMGEGEMAKKITEQVLASSLLPMVVDADALNIVAKKKMSVLFGKNMVITPHLGEMSRLVGMSIDEIKKDKLAVARKYALHHQVHVLLKSEETLVVSPSGEEYKNTSGSPALAKAGSGDVLSGVIAGLFCLGYNIFSAASLGTYIHGKSGEVAAKKYGEHSTIARDIIESISCVMKKEN, encoded by the coding sequence ATGTTGGTTTATACAGATGAAGTTCTAGAGAAAATTCCACAGAGAAAAAAAGATGCAAATAAAGGAACTTATGGTCATGTACTGGTGATCGCTGGAAGCAGAGGTATGAGTGGAGCAGCATATTTTAGTGCACTTTCTGCATATAAAGTGGGTGCAGGTCTTGTGCGGATTTTTACAGTTGAAGAAAATCGAATTATTTTGCAGACCATGTTGCCAGAAGCGATTATTACTACATATGAACCAGACAATTATGTGAAAACATTAAAGGAAGTGCTTTCTTGGGCAACAGCCATTGTGATTGGACCAGGAATGGGTGAGGGGGAGATGGCAAAAAAGATCACAGAGCAGGTGCTTGCTTCCTCTCTACTCCCTATGGTTGTCGATGCGGATGCCCTAAATATTGTGGCAAAGAAAAAGATGTCGGTGTTGTTTGGCAAAAATATGGTAATTACACCACATTTAGGGGAGATGTCAAGACTTGTGGGAATGAGCATTGATGAGATTAAGAAGGATAAATTAGCTGTGGCAAGAAAGTATGCACTCCATCATCAAGTTCATGTCCTCTTAAAATCAGAAGAAACACTGGTTGTCAGTCCGAGTGGAGAGGAGTATAAAAATACTTCGGGTTCGCCTGCGCTGGCTAAGGCAGGAAGTGGTGATGTTTTGTCAGGAGTGATTGCAGGTTTATTTTGCTTGGGCTATAATATATTTTCGGCAGCCTCTCTAGGAACCTATATTCATGGAAAGAGTGGAGAAGTGGCAGCAAAAAAATATGGAGAGCATAGCACCATTGCAAGGGATATTATTGAGAGTATTTCTTGTGTGATGAAAAAGGAGAATTAG
- the acpS gene encoding holo-ACP synthase, whose translation MIIGIGTDLIQISRIEKACAKEHFLKKIYTEKECRLAKKRSSFLAGNFAVKEAVSKSLGTGFLGFMPRDIEVLRDELGKPYVNLYHGALRRAKQIGAERILVSISNTNEYAMAFALVEGE comes from the coding sequence ATGATCATTGGGATAGGGACAGATTTAATTCAAATTTCACGAATTGAAAAGGCCTGTGCAAAGGAACATTTTCTGAAAAAAATTTATACAGAAAAGGAGTGCCGGCTAGCGAAGAAAAGAAGTTCTTTTCTAGCCGGTAATTTTGCTGTAAAAGAGGCAGTGAGTAAAAGTCTTGGCACAGGTTTTTTGGGGTTTATGCCAAGAGATATTGAGGTGCTTAGGGATGAACTTGGAAAGCCCTATGTCAATTTATATCATGGGGCATTGAGGCGTGCCAAACAAATAGGAGCAGAGCGGATTTTGGTTTCTATTAGTAATACCAATGAATATGCAATGGCATTTGCACTGGTAGAGGGAGAATGA
- a CDS encoding redox-sensing transcriptional repressor Rex codes for MEEKRISKAVISRLPRYYRYLGELIQEKVERISSKELSIRMKVTASQIRQDLNNFGGFGQQGYGYNVKYLHNEIGKILGIDRENNLIVIGGGHLGQAIANYANFERRGFYIKAIFDIDPEIIGKEVRGVRVYSMGELEDFIKKNDIHIAALAIPKLQAEEVAKRLVAAGIVGIWNYAHIDLQVPDNVVVENVHLSESLMRLSYRVNREMDKTKK; via the coding sequence ATGGAGGAAAAGCGAATCTCAAAAGCAGTAATTTCGAGATTACCGAGATATTATCGCTATTTGGGGGAATTAATTCAAGAAAAAGTGGAGAGAATATCTTCAAAGGAGTTGAGTATCCGAATGAAGGTGACTGCTTCACAGATTCGACAAGATTTAAATAATTTTGGCGGTTTTGGACAGCAGGGATATGGGTACAATGTCAAGTATTTGCACAATGAGATTGGCAAGATTTTGGGCATCGATCGAGAGAACAATTTAATTGTTATTGGTGGAGGACACCTTGGACAGGCCATTGCCAATTATGCTAATTTTGAGCGCAGAGGATTTTATATTAAGGCAATATTTGATATTGATCCAGAGATTATTGGAAAAGAAGTTCGTGGAGTGAGAGTCTATAGTATGGGCGAACTCGAAGATTTTATCAAAAAAAATGATATCCATATTGCAGCCCTGGCTATTCCAAAATTGCAGGCCGAAGAAGTGGCAAAGCGATTGGTTGCAGCAGGGATTGTGGGCATTTGGAATTATGCTCATATTGATCTTCAAGTTCCCGACAATGTCGTTGTGGAGAATGTACATCTTTCTGAATCCTTAATGCGTCTGTCCTATCGTGTCAATCGGGAGATGGATAAAACAAAGAAATGA
- a CDS encoding CpsD/CapB family tyrosine-protein kinase: MLVERKKKVELNVGNYGYLYEESLKVLRTNLQFSGNDLRVIMLTSAVPGEGKSDTSFNLAHSLTQIGKRVLYLDADIRRTVFIAKHAVSSKVDGLSQYLSGQKGLDDIVYESNIPNLDIIFAGPYAPNPAELLAEAEFSILVERARREYDYIIIDTPPLSNIVDAAVVGRCTDGAVIVIKSGEVSYKLVQKVKEQLLKVNCKILGTVLNKVEVHKNNYHYSRALAKTKKK; encoded by the coding sequence ATGCTGGTAGAGAGAAAGAAAAAAGTAGAATTAAATGTAGGGAATTATGGCTACTTATATGAGGAATCATTGAAGGTATTGCGAACAAATTTGCAGTTTTCAGGCAATGATTTGAGAGTGATTATGTTGACTAGTGCCGTGCCTGGCGAGGGAAAATCCGATACAAGTTTTAATTTGGCACATTCGTTGACACAAATTGGAAAGAGAGTCTTATATTTGGATGCTGACATTCGTCGAACGGTATTTATAGCAAAGCATGCTGTCTCTTCAAAGGTCGATGGTTTGAGTCAATATCTCAGTGGTCAAAAGGGACTCGATGACATCGTCTATGAGAGCAATATTCCTAATTTAGATATTATCTTTGCAGGTCCTTATGCACCAAATCCAGCAGAACTTTTGGCTGAGGCAGAATTTTCCATCCTTGTGGAGCGGGCAAGACGAGAGTATGACTACATTATTATTGATACGCCACCACTTTCTAACATTGTCGATGCGGCAGTTGTTGGGCGATGCACAGATGGTGCAGTCATTGTCATTAAAAGTGGAGAAGTTAGTTATAAGTTGGTACAAAAAGTAAAGGAGCAGTTGTTAAAGGTCAATTGCAAGATCCTTGGCACGGTTTTAAATAAGGTGGAAGTGCATAAGAATAATTATCATTATTCTCGAGCATTAGCAAAAACAAAAAAGAAGTAA
- a CDS encoding polysaccharide export protein: MEQDVSAKELEIDLVALFLVLKKRLWMIILAAIVMGGIGFGYSRYMVTPEYQSTAMIYILSKENSLTSLADLEIGSKLTKDYKVIARSRAVLEEVIGKMSLDMSYDELKGKLKVENPTDTRILSLTITDPDPEKATRIVNQVAESSSSYIGSLMEMRPAKILEKGVIPKAPSSPSVKKNAMIGAFLGIVAVSVILIVFELLNDTIKTEEDVEKYLGITVLASLPDHTKKSRYERRRK, translated from the coding sequence ATGGAGCAGGATGTATCAGCAAAAGAGCTAGAAATCGATCTTGTGGCACTGTTTCTAGTATTGAAAAAGCGTCTCTGGATGATTATCTTGGCCGCCATTGTAATGGGGGGCATTGGTTTTGGTTATAGCCGCTACATGGTCACACCAGAGTATCAATCGACAGCAATGATTTATATTCTCTCTAAGGAGAATTCATTGACATCGCTTGCGGATTTGGAAATTGGAAGTAAGCTCACAAAGGATTACAAGGTAATTGCTAGAAGTAGGGCTGTACTTGAGGAAGTCATTGGAAAGATGAGCCTTGATATGAGCTATGATGAATTAAAGGGAAAGCTCAAGGTGGAGAATCCGACAGATACAAGAATTTTGTCCTTGACGATTACTGATCCAGATCCAGAAAAGGCAACAAGAATTGTCAATCAGGTGGCAGAGTCTTCTTCTTCCTATATTGGATCATTGATGGAGATGAGACCAGCGAAGATCTTGGAAAAAGGTGTGATTCCAAAGGCACCATCTAGCCCAAGTGTTAAGAAAAATGCAATGATTGGTGCTTTTCTCGGCATTGTTGCTGTTTCAGTCATATTGATTGTCTTTGAGTTATTAAATGATACCATTAAGACAGAGGAAGATGTGGAGAAGTACCTTGGAATTACTGTATTGGCAAGTCTTCCTGATCACACCAAAAAGAGTAGGTATGAGAGGAGGAGAAAATAA
- a CDS encoding protein tyrosine phosphatase → MHAHIIYGVDDGAQSIEESIHLIKMAYQQGVKKIIATPHSYSTIGVEIMKKRLRVLQKVLAKDLPEMELFFGEEILYSVDVLNRLENQEISTLAGSRYVLVEFQPVISYKNMLHNIRNLMVSSYIPILAHVERYACLRKKKERLDELKHQGTLFQMNYLSLSGNIFDQNTRWCRKIVLEGKVDFLSTDMHRPGWRPPDTKVALTWLKKNLSSEHIEALTYHNALAILHNRPIRA, encoded by the coding sequence ATGCACGCACATATCATCTATGGTGTGGATGATGGGGCACAGAGTATTGAGGAAAGTATTCATTTAATAAAAATGGCATATCAGCAAGGAGTGAAAAAAATCATCGCTACGCCACATTCTTACTCGACAATAGGCGTGGAGATAATGAAAAAGAGATTAAGAGTGTTGCAAAAGGTACTTGCAAAAGATTTGCCAGAGATGGAATTGTTTTTTGGTGAGGAGATATTGTATTCTGTAGATGTACTAAATAGGTTGGAAAATCAAGAAATATCAACGCTTGCAGGCAGCCGATATGTATTGGTGGAGTTTCAGCCTGTGATTTCTTACAAGAATATGCTCCACAACATTCGAAACTTGATGGTCTCGTCTTATATTCCCATTTTAGCCCATGTCGAAAGGTATGCTTGTCTGAGAAAAAAAAAGGAACGCTTGGATGAGCTTAAGCATCAGGGCACATTATTTCAGATGAATTATCTCTCTCTTAGCGGAAATATTTTTGATCAAAATACTCGATGGTGCAGAAAGATTGTACTAGAAGGAAAGGTGGATTTTTTGTCTACCGATATGCACAGACCAGGTTGGCGGCCACCAGATACAAAAGTAGCATTGACCTGGCTAAAGAAAAATCTATCAAGTGAGCATATTGAAGCATTGACTTATCATAATGCACTGGCAATTCTTCACAATCGGCCGATTCGAGCATAA
- a CDS encoding ABC-F family ATP-binding cassette domain-containing protein — translation MILSATHITKSFGSETIIRDASLLINEHEKVAIVGLNGAGKTTLLRILSRENQPDAGSVILSKDAKLGYLHQINDIDSDYTIQEELYTVIEPIIAMEEKISKMEEQMKHLHGEELEKLYDDYNHLTHQYELADGYVARSKVSGILKGLGFSENDFQKKIHSLSGGQKTRVFLGKLLLSAPDIILLDEPTNHLDLSSIEWLEGYLLNYKGAVVIVSHDRYFLDKIVGKVIDVENGEVNTYLGNYTAFAQKKAMLREAALKAYMNQQQEIKHQEAVIEKLRSFNREKSIKRAESREKMLDKITHIDKPIELKSDMSLFFTQSEESGNDVLKVSNLSKSFGNQQLFSNLHFEIKRGEHVAIIGDNGAGKTTILKMLNHMISPDTGSITFGSRIHLAYYDQEHQVLHMEKTLFDEVQDSYPNLDNTRVRNVLAAFLFTGDDVYKKIADLSGGERGRVSLVKLMLSKANVLLLDEPTNHLDIVSKEILENAIANFTGTVIYVSHDRYFINRTANRILDLRHKQLFNYIGNYDYYLEKKEITEAAHRADIDNVSEPTTFTTTESKSDWKSSKALQAEQRKRKNAIARCEKEIEKLEEWIAKIDEQFLDPELQTNAIELARLQKEKEEHSQKLNDLYLEWEELSSKE, via the coding sequence ATGATTTTAAGTGCCACGCATATTACAAAATCGTTTGGAAGTGAAACGATTATTCGTGATGCTTCCTTACTTATCAATGAGCACGAAAAGGTTGCTATCGTCGGTCTAAATGGTGCTGGAAAAACTACACTCTTGCGAATTCTTTCCAGAGAAAATCAACCAGACGCTGGCAGTGTTATTTTATCAAAAGATGCTAAACTTGGCTACTTACACCAAATTAATGATATAGATTCTGACTATACGATTCAAGAAGAACTCTACACTGTCATCGAACCCATCATTGCTATGGAAGAAAAGATTTCCAAAATGGAAGAACAAATGAAACATCTTCATGGCGAAGAGCTCGAAAAACTCTATGATGACTATAACCATCTCACTCACCAATATGAACTGGCTGATGGCTATGTTGCAAGAAGTAAAGTCTCTGGAATTTTAAAGGGTTTAGGCTTTTCGGAAAATGATTTTCAAAAAAAGATTCATTCCCTCTCTGGTGGACAAAAGACGAGAGTCTTTCTTGGAAAACTTTTATTGTCTGCACCAGATATTATTCTTCTTGATGAGCCAACCAACCATCTTGACCTCTCAAGTATCGAGTGGCTGGAGGGATATCTTCTCAACTACAAGGGAGCCGTTGTCATCGTCTCCCATGACCGCTACTTTTTAGACAAAATTGTGGGCAAGGTCATCGATGTAGAAAATGGCGAGGTCAATACCTATCTTGGCAATTACACAGCTTTTGCACAAAAAAAAGCAATGCTAAGAGAAGCTGCACTCAAGGCCTATATGAACCAACAGCAAGAAATCAAACACCAAGAGGCAGTGATTGAAAAACTTCGCTCATTTAACCGTGAAAAATCAATTAAGCGAGCTGAGAGCCGAGAAAAAATGCTCGATAAGATTACACACATCGACAAACCGATTGAACTAAAAAGTGATATGTCTCTCTTCTTTACACAATCCGAAGAAAGTGGAAATGATGTTCTCAAAGTTTCCAATCTCTCTAAGTCCTTTGGAAATCAGCAACTTTTTTCCAATCTTCATTTTGAAATAAAGCGCGGCGAACATGTCGCCATTATCGGGGACAATGGTGCTGGAAAAACAACCATTTTAAAAATGTTAAACCATATGATTTCCCCTGATACCGGAAGTATCACTTTTGGCTCTCGCATCCATCTCGCCTATTACGATCAGGAACATCAAGTCCTACATATGGAAAAAACGCTCTTTGATGAAGTGCAGGATTCCTATCCAAATCTAGATAATACTCGTGTGCGAAATGTTCTCGCTGCATTTTTATTTACTGGAGATGATGTGTACAAAAAGATAGCTGACCTCAGCGGTGGTGAGCGTGGTCGTGTCTCTTTGGTCAAGTTAATGCTCTCAAAGGCCAATGTTCTCCTTTTGGACGAGCCAACCAACCACCTTGACATTGTCAGCAAGGAAATTCTTGAAAATGCCATTGCCAATTTCACTGGAACGGTCATTTATGTCTCCCACGACCGCTACTTTATCAATCGCACAGCCAATCGCATCTTAGATCTTCGCCACAAACAATTATTTAATTACATTGGAAATTACGATTACTATCTTGAAAAAAAGGAGATCACAGAAGCTGCTCATCGAGCTGATATTGACAATGTAAGTGAACCGACCACTTTCACTACAACAGAAAGCAAAAGTGATTGGAAGTCGAGTAAGGCTTTGCAAGCCGAACAGCGAAAGAGAAAAAATGCGATTGCACGCTGTGAAAAGGAAATTGAAAAACTTGAAGAATGGATCGCCAAAATTGACGAGCAATTTCTTGATCCTGAACTTCAAACAAATGCTATCGAGCTTGCTCGCCTTCAAAAAGAAAAGGAAGAGCACAGCCAAAAGCTAAATGATTTATACCTTGAATGGGAGGAACTTTCATCAAAAGAATAA
- a CDS encoding glycogen/starch/alpha-glucan phosphorylase, which produces MTGLIRSKKFDKNQIKQDIISNVKILYRRSIEEANPMEVYQAVSLTMQKLIIDDWMKTQKAYEEKDVKTVYYLSMEFLIGRALGNNIINLGAVKEVKEALDELGFDLNLIEDQERDPALGNGGLGRLAACFLDSLATLGYPAYGCGIRYHYGMFKQEIRDGYQIEVPDEWLKDGYQFELRRDEYQVEVKFGGHVRVEVKDGKNKFVQDGYSSVLAVPYDMPIVGYENGIVNTLRIWDARSVSNFSLEQFDKGDYQKAVEQDNLAKNICEVLYPNDNHYAGKELRLKQQYFFISASIQRAVLKFKEKNSDIHDLPKKVVFQMNDTHPTVTVPELMRILIDEEGLSWDDAWSITTQCCAYTNHTIMAEALEKWPIELFSRLLPRIYQIVEEINRRFVLEIQSKYPGDNDKVHRMAIIHDGQVRMAYMAIAGSFSVNGVAKLHTEILEKQELKDFYEMTPEKFNNKTNGITQRRFLLHANPLLANWITNKIGDDWITDLSKIAKLKVFLDDKKSQQEFMNIKYQNKVRLANYIKEHNGVDVDPRSIFDIQVKRLHEYKRQLLNILHVMYLYNKLKDNPVLDIVPRTFIFGAKAAAGYRRAKLTIKLINSVADVINNDPTINGKIKVVFIEDYRVSNAEIIFAAADVSEQISTASKEASGTGNMKFMLNGAPTLGTMDGANVEIVDEVGAENAFIFGMSSDEVINYEKNGGYDPMEIFNNDQDIRRVLMQLINGYYSPVDPELFRDLYNSLLNTLSSDRADTYFILKDFRSYADAQERVDAAYRDEDEWARMALLQTASAGKFSSDRTIEEYVRDIWKLEKVVLK; this is translated from the coding sequence ATGACAGGACTGATTCGGAGTAAAAAGTTTGATAAGAATCAGATTAAACAAGATATTATTAGTAATGTAAAGATTCTTTATAGAAGATCAATTGAAGAGGCCAACCCAATGGAGGTCTATCAGGCGGTGAGCTTGACTATGCAAAAGCTCATTATTGATGACTGGATGAAGACACAAAAAGCTTATGAAGAGAAGGATGTAAAGACCGTTTATTATCTTTCTATGGAGTTTTTGATTGGTCGTGCTCTGGGAAATAATATTATTAATCTTGGAGCAGTGAAGGAAGTGAAGGAAGCTCTTGATGAGTTGGGATTTGATTTAAATCTCATTGAGGATCAGGAGAGAGATCCAGCACTTGGAAATGGTGGACTTGGAAGACTTGCTGCTTGTTTCCTTGATTCTTTAGCAACACTTGGCTATCCGGCGTATGGCTGTGGTATTCGCTATCACTATGGTATGTTCAAGCAAGAGATTAGGGACGGATATCAGATTGAGGTTCCAGATGAGTGGTTAAAAGACGGATATCAATTTGAGCTTCGTCGCGATGAGTATCAGGTTGAGGTTAAGTTTGGTGGTCATGTTCGTGTAGAAGTAAAGGATGGAAAGAATAAGTTCGTTCAGGATGGATATTCTTCTGTGCTCGCTGTTCCATATGATATGCCAATTGTTGGTTATGAAAATGGCATTGTCAACACATTGCGTATTTGGGATGCTCGTTCTGTATCTAACTTCAGCCTTGAGCAATTTGACAAGGGAGATTATCAAAAGGCTGTTGAGCAGGACAATCTTGCAAAGAATATTTGTGAGGTGCTCTATCCAAATGATAATCACTATGCGGGTAAGGAGTTGCGCTTAAAGCAACAGTATTTCTTTATTTCTGCAAGTATTCAAAGAGCAGTCTTAAAGTTTAAGGAAAAGAACAGTGATATTCATGACCTTCCAAAGAAGGTAGTATTCCAGATGAATGATACACATCCAACTGTTACAGTTCCAGAGCTTATGCGCATCTTGATTGACGAAGAGGGACTGTCATGGGATGATGCTTGGAGCATTACAACACAGTGCTGTGCGTACACAAATCATACGATTATGGCAGAAGCTCTTGAGAAGTGGCCAATCGAGCTCTTTTCCAGATTGCTACCAAGAATTTATCAAATCGTGGAAGAGATTAATAGAAGATTTGTCTTGGAAATTCAGTCAAAGTATCCTGGCGATAATGACAAGGTACATAGAATGGCGATTATTCATGATGGTCAGGTGAGAATGGCCTATATGGCTATTGCTGGAAGCTTTTCTGTCAATGGTGTGGCGAAGTTGCACACAGAAATTCTGGAGAAGCAAGAGTTAAAGGATTTCTACGAAATGACACCAGAAAAGTTCAATAACAAGACCAATGGTATCACACAGAGAAGATTCCTTCTCCATGCCAACCCATTGCTTGCAAATTGGATTACCAATAAGATTGGAGACGATTGGATCACCGATCTTTCAAAGATTGCAAAGCTAAAGGTATTCCTTGATGACAAGAAGAGTCAACAGGAATTTATGAACATCAAGTACCAAAACAAGGTTCGCCTTGCGAATTATATCAAGGAGCACAATGGCGTTGATGTTGATCCTCGTTCCATCTTTGATATTCAGGTAAAGAGATTACATGAGTACAAGCGTCAGCTGCTTAACATCTTGCATGTAATGTATTTGTACAATAAGTTAAAGGACAATCCAGTGCTTGATATTGTGCCAAGAACATTTATCTTTGGTGCTAAGGCCGCAGCTGGATATCGCCGTGCGAAGTTGACGATTAAGTTAATTAACTCTGTGGCAGATGTCATTAACAATGATCCTACCATCAATGGAAAGATTAAGGTTGTCTTTATCGAGGACTATCGTGTATCTAATGCAGAGATTATCTTTGCTGCAGCTGATGTCAGCGAGCAGATTTCTACAGCAAGTAAGGAAGCATCAGGAACAGGTAACATGAAGTTTATGTTAAATGGTGCCCCTACACTTGGAACAATGGACGGTGCAAATGTAGAGATTGTCGATGAGGTCGGTGCAGAAAATGCATTTATCTTTGGTATGAGCTCAGATGAGGTCATTAACTACGAGAAGAATGGTGGATATGATCCAATGGAGATATTTAATAATGATCAGGATATCCGCCGTGTACTAATGCAGTTAATCAATGGTTACTATTCACCAGTTGATCCTGAGTTATTTAGAGATTTGTACAATTCTCTGCTCAATACACTCAGCTCAGATAGAGCAGATACTTACTTTATCTTAAAGGATTTCCGGTCTTATGCAGACGCACAGGAAAGAGTGGATGCAGCGTACAGAGATGAGGACGAATGGGCAAGAATGGCCCTCTTGCAGACCGCATCTGCTGGAAAGTTCTCTTCTGATCGAACAATCGAGGAGTATGTAAGAGATATTTGGAAACTTGAGAAAGTTGTATTAAAGTAA